A window of Rhodobacteraceae bacterium LMO-JJ12 contains these coding sequences:
- a CDS encoding ABC transporter ATP-binding protein, whose amino-acid sequence MSKTTFSTKGLTKVYGEGRSAVHALRGVDLDIPEGEIVVLLGPSGSGKSTLLNIIGGLDRASEGEAYFQDQNLSGMTDKQLTRYRRDHVGFVFQFYNLMPSLTARENVELVTEIARDPMDPDEALAMVGLRERVDHFPAQLSGGEQQRVAIARAVAKNPTVLFCDEPTGALDSKTGRAVLNVLKNVNEKLGATVLIVTHAASQAGMADRVIHFADGNIRKVVVNKNKLTPEEIDW is encoded by the coding sequence ATGAGCAAGACCACATTTTCAACCAAGGGACTGACCAAGGTCTATGGTGAAGGTCGCTCGGCCGTTCATGCCCTGAGAGGTGTCGATCTGGATATTCCCGAGGGCGAGATCGTGGTGTTGCTCGGCCCTTCCGGCAGCGGCAAATCCACCTTGCTGAACATTATTGGCGGACTCGACCGCGCCTCCGAGGGAGAGGCCTACTTTCAGGACCAGAACCTCAGCGGAATGACCGACAAACAACTGACCCGCTACCGGCGCGATCACGTTGGCTTCGTGTTTCAATTCTACAACCTGATGCCCAGCCTCACCGCGCGCGAAAACGTCGAGCTTGTTACCGAGATCGCCCGCGATCCGATGGATCCCGACGAAGCCCTCGCAATGGTCGGCCTGCGCGAGCGGGTTGATCATTTCCCCGCGCAGCTCTCGGGCGGCGAACAACAGCGCGTGGCCATCGCGCGCGCCGTCGCCAAGAATCCTACGGTGCTGTTTTGCGACGAACCCACCGGCGCACTTGACAGCAAGACCGGGCGCGCAGTGCTCAATGTGCTGAAAAACGTCAACGAGAAGCTGGGCGCCACGGTCCTGATCGTCACCCACGCCGCCAGCCAGGCAGGCATGGCTGATCGGGTGATTCACTTCGCCGATGG
- a CDS encoding MarR family transcriptional regulator: MNKVKRTAAAESARADFIEKIGVIAQSEGVPRIAGRVLAMLLYDGERVSFGQLADALQVSRGSVSSSVRLLESQQLIKRVAKPGDRQDYFQMVESAFANMVEASVTRVRRAAAEIEESLKDIPASEKGARARVAEYAAYYRAMGDGLEATARALRKQS, translated from the coding sequence GTGAACAAGGTCAAAAGGACAGCCGCCGCAGAGTCGGCACGAGCGGACTTCATCGAGAAGATTGGCGTGATTGCGCAATCCGAGGGGGTGCCACGTATAGCGGGCCGGGTTCTGGCCATGTTGCTTTATGATGGAGAGCGGGTCTCCTTCGGGCAGCTTGCAGATGCCTTGCAGGTCAGCCGGGGTAGCGTCAGTTCAAGCGTGCGATTGCTTGAAAGCCAGCAGTTGATCAAGCGCGTGGCCAAGCCGGGCGACCGGCAGGATTATTTCCAGATGGTTGAAAGTGCGTTCGCCAACATGGTTGAGGCGTCAGTGACGCGTGTTCGTCGTGCAGCTGCTGAAATCGAAGAGTCCCTGAAAGATATTCCTGCGTCGGAGAAAGGCGCGCGCGCGCGCGTTGCCGAGTATGCTGCCTATTACCGCGCGATGGGTGACGGATTGGAAGCGACAGCAAGAGCGCTGCGCAAACAGAGCTGA
- the dusA gene encoding tRNA dihydrouridine(20/20a) synthase DusA, producing MSEHAERTKQVNTRIRRAARLSVAPMMDWTDRHCRFLHRLLSREVLLYSEMVTAAALVRGGAVHLLGFSQEEQPLALQLGGSDPGELAQAARMAERAGYGEINLNVGCPSDRVQSGTFGAVLMRDPDLVARCCDAMRDAVDVEITVKCRIGVDDQVPSTVLPDFIERVAAVGVNRFAIHARKAWLEGLSPKENRDVPPLDYDLVLAIKARFPELHLSVNGGIETLDQAKVFLDKGMDGVMIGRAAYHQPADILARADAEIFGIKTPPADPVEVARKMLPYIEAHLAQGGKLAQVTRHMLGLFSGRPGARAWRRVLSEGAHRNGAGPELVEAALEQITGMRGAA from the coding sequence ATGTCTGAGCACGCGGAGCGAACAAAACAAGTGAACACGCGCATCCGGCGGGCAGCGCGGCTTTCCGTGGCACCCATGATGGATTGGACGGATAGGCATTGCCGCTTTCTGCATCGGTTGTTGAGCCGCGAGGTATTGCTCTATTCGGAAATGGTGACGGCTGCGGCTCTGGTAAGGGGCGGTGCGGTGCATCTGTTGGGGTTTTCGCAAGAAGAACAACCTTTGGCACTGCAATTGGGCGGATCGGACCCCGGTGAGTTGGCACAAGCCGCACGAATGGCGGAGCGGGCGGGGTATGGCGAGATCAACCTCAATGTGGGCTGCCCCAGTGACCGGGTGCAATCGGGGACCTTTGGTGCAGTGTTGATGCGCGATCCCGATCTGGTGGCGCGCTGTTGTGACGCGATGCGCGACGCAGTTGATGTTGAGATCACCGTGAAATGCCGCATCGGCGTGGACGACCAAGTCCCGTCCACGGTGTTGCCTGATTTCATCGAAAGGGTTGCGGCGGTGGGTGTGAACCGCTTTGCAATCCATGCGCGCAAGGCGTGGCTTGAGGGGCTAAGCCCCAAGGAAAACCGCGATGTTCCGCCGCTGGACTATGACCTGGTGCTGGCGATAAAGGCGCGCTTTCCAGAGCTGCACCTGTCGGTCAATGGCGGGATAGAGACGCTGGACCAAGCCAAGGTGTTTCTGGACAAGGGAATGGACGGGGTAATGATTGGCAGGGCGGCATATCATCAACCTGCGGATATACTTGCCCGGGCAGATGCCGAGATATTCGGGATCAAGACGCCCCCGGCCGATCCGGTCGAGGTGGCGCGTAAGATGCTGCCTTATATCGAGGCACATTTGGCGCAGGGGGGGAAGCTGGCGCAGGTGACGCGGCACATGCTCGGGCTTTTCTCAGGGCGACCGGGCGCGCGGGCATGGCGTCGGGTATTGTCGGAAGGGGCGCATCGAAATGGGGCCGGGCCAGAATTGGTGGAAGCCGCGTTGGAGCAGATCACCGGCATGCGTGGCGCCGCATGA
- a CDS encoding sulfite exporter TauE/SafE family protein: MSEISLLVAMAGLLVVIGGIAGVLAGLLGVGGGIVLVPAFFYAFQTLGYDGPQLMQICLATSLATIIVTSVRSVLSHNKKGAVEWSILRGWAPGIVVGAILGMLVASSLRSSTLQAIFGVLGLIVAFYLAFGRQYWRLGEEMPKGVARAAMSPALGFMSVLMGIGGGSFGVPVMSLYGTPIHRAVATAAGFGVIIAVPSVIGFLFLRVDPAVRPPLTIGAVNLVAFAIVVTMTMITAPVGVKLAHAMDPKPLKRIFAVFLTLVALNMLRKTLWG, translated from the coding sequence ATGTCGGAGATCTCGTTACTCGTCGCCATGGCGGGGTTGCTGGTGGTGATCGGAGGGATTGCCGGGGTTCTCGCGGGGCTTTTGGGGGTTGGTGGCGGGATCGTATTGGTGCCAGCGTTTTTTTATGCGTTTCAAACGCTTGGATATGACGGCCCCCAACTGATGCAGATCTGTCTGGCGACATCTCTGGCAACGATCATTGTCACTTCGGTGCGATCCGTCTTGAGCCACAACAAGAAGGGCGCGGTGGAATGGTCGATCCTGCGCGGCTGGGCTCCGGGAATTGTGGTGGGCGCGATATTGGGCATGCTGGTAGCGTCAAGCCTTCGGTCATCGACGTTGCAGGCCATCTTCGGCGTGCTGGGCTTGATCGTCGCGTTCTATCTGGCTTTTGGGCGACAATATTGGCGGCTGGGCGAAGAAATGCCCAAGGGGGTGGCGCGGGCGGCTATGTCTCCGGCGCTTGGCTTTATGTCGGTGCTAATGGGAATCGGGGGAGGGAGTTTTGGTGTTCCCGTCATGAGCCTGTACGGCACACCGATTCATCGGGCGGTGGCAACGGCGGCGGGGTTTGGCGTGATTATTGCGGTGCCCTCGGTGATCGGGTTTCTGTTTCTGCGGGTCGATCCGGCTGTGCGCCCACCGCTGACCATAGGCGCAGTGAACCTTGTCGCGTTTGCCATTGTTGTCACCATGACGATGATCACGGCGCCTGTGGGCGTCAAGCTGGCCCATGCGATGGACCCGAAACCTCTGAAGCGGATCTTTGCGGTGTTCCTGACGCTGGTGGCGTTGAACATGTTGCGCAAGACGCTCTGGGGGTAG
- a CDS encoding DUF1289 domain-containing protein, with protein sequence MNDDIWSRNEIESPCVNICVIHPEARICIGCHRTGEEITCWSRLSPEARRTIMADLPSRGTRLQQRRGGRAARLKQS encoded by the coding sequence ATGAATGATGACATCTGGAGCCGTAACGAAATCGAAAGTCCCTGCGTCAATATCTGCGTCATCCACCCCGAAGCACGTATTTGCATCGGCTGTCACCGGACCGGCGAGGAAATAACCTGTTGGTCACGCCTTAGCCCCGAAGCGCGCCGCACAATCATGGCCGACCTGCCGTCACGCGGCACGCGTCTGCAGCAACGCCGCGGTGGCCGTGCCGCCCGTCTCAAGCAAAGCTGA
- the ruvX gene encoding Holliday junction resolvase RuvX: MIFEDSVEFATSLPAIGALAGLDLGEKTIGIAVSDGLRSVATPLETIRRRKFSLDAARLIEIVTDRTLTGLVLGLPRNMDGSEGPRCQSTRAFARNLTRLTDLPISFWDERLSTVAAERALLEADTSRKRRAEVIDHVAASYILQGLLDRLGHMKNE, from the coding sequence ATGATCTTCGAGGATTCTGTCGAGTTCGCCACCTCCCTGCCCGCCATCGGCGCACTGGCCGGTCTCGATCTTGGGGAAAAGACCATCGGCATCGCGGTGTCCGATGGGCTGCGCTCCGTTGCGACCCCTCTCGAAACCATCCGCCGCCGCAAATTCTCGCTCGATGCCGCCCGTCTGATCGAGATCGTGACGGATCGCACCCTCACCGGGCTCGTGCTTGGTCTGCCGCGCAATATGGACGGTTCCGAAGGTCCGCGCTGCCAATCCACCCGGGCATTTGCGCGCAACCTCACACGTCTCACCGATCTGCCGATCAGCTTCTGGGACGAACGCCTCTCCACTGTCGCCGCCGAACGCGCGCTCCTAGAGGCGGATACGTCACGAAAGCGTCGCGCCGAGGTGATCGATCATGTCGCCGCCTCATATATCCTGCAAGGGCTGCTGGACCGACTGGGACACATGAAAAATGAATGA
- the ccmI gene encoding c-type cytochrome biogenesis protein CcmI: MVFWITAAALAIAVATILVLTLLRTKTAEAHPAEYDLRVYRDQLSEVERDLARGIIAQDDAERIRAEVGRRILAADTQLKKAMVGTSQPRTATITLSAIVVLGLVGGTALLYPLLGNPGARDTPLTARIEASDQMRAERPSQAEAETQFPTQPSTAPEPRFADLMEKLRKTVADRPDDLQGQQLLARNEASIGNYKASYAAQSAVIRIKGDSATAADYATLAEMMIRATDGYVSPEAEDALRQTLTRDPRFPPARYFTALMHAQNDRPDIAFRLMEQLLSDSTPDAPWVPAIRAQIEELAWRAGVRYSLPEAVGTPAGPSADDLAAADDMSPEERQEMIQGMVDGLAERLNSEGGTAEEWARLISSQSTLGNRDAAQAALAQAEQALGDDAAAMATLRAAAVAAGLSE; encoded by the coding sequence ATGGTTTTCTGGATTACTGCCGCTGCCCTGGCCATTGCTGTGGCCACCATTCTTGTTCTGACGCTCCTGCGCACCAAGACCGCCGAAGCGCACCCGGCAGAATACGACCTGCGCGTCTATCGCGACCAACTCAGCGAAGTCGAGCGCGATCTCGCCCGTGGCATCATCGCCCAGGACGACGCCGAGCGCATCCGTGCCGAAGTGGGTCGCCGCATTCTGGCCGCAGATACCCAGTTGAAAAAGGCGATGGTCGGCACCTCTCAACCCCGCACCGCCACCATAACCCTATCGGCGATCGTGGTCCTGGGGCTTGTGGGGGGCACTGCACTCCTCTACCCGCTCTTGGGCAATCCCGGTGCGCGTGACACGCCCCTAACGGCACGTATCGAAGCGTCCGATCAGATGCGCGCCGAGCGCCCATCCCAGGCTGAAGCCGAAACGCAGTTCCCAACACAGCCCTCGACAGCACCGGAGCCGAGATTTGCCGACTTGATGGAAAAACTCCGCAAGACCGTGGCCGACCGCCCCGATGATCTTCAGGGCCAACAACTTCTGGCGCGCAACGAAGCGTCGATTGGAAACTACAAGGCCTCCTATGCTGCGCAATCCGCGGTAATCCGCATTAAGGGCGACTCGGCCACCGCCGCAGATTATGCAACCCTGGCTGAAATGATGATCCGCGCCACCGATGGCTACGTCTCACCCGAGGCAGAAGACGCTCTGAGACAGACACTGACACGCGATCCTCGCTTTCCCCCCGCGCGCTATTTCACTGCCCTCATGCACGCTCAAAATGATCGCCCCGACATTGCCTTTCGCCTGATGGAACAGCTGCTGTCAGACAGCACACCTGACGCGCCCTGGGTGCCCGCCATCCGTGCCCAGATCGAAGAACTCGCCTGGCGCGCTGGCGTGCGCTACAGCCTACCCGAAGCGGTCGGCACACCCGCTGGCCCCTCCGCCGACGACTTGGCCGCCGCCGACGATATGTCGCCCGAAGAGCGCCAGGAAATGATCCAGGGCATGGTCGACGGTCTGGCCGAACGGTTGAACAGCGAAGGTGGCACAGCCGAAGAATGGGCGCGCCTGATTTCATCGCAATCCACTCTTGGCAACCGCGATGCTGCTCAGGCTGCCTTGGCTCAGGCAGAACAGGCACTCGGCGATGACGCCGCCGCGATGGCCACGCTTCGCGCCGCCGCTGTGGCGGCTGGCCTGAGCGAATGA
- a CDS encoding sarcosine oxidase subunit beta family protein has protein sequence MRRYSAFAVAREAARFHSGWERAWRSPTPKKKYDVIIVGAGGHGLATAFYLGKNFGITNVAIIEKGWLGGGNTGRNTTIIRSNYLQDPSAAIYEKARSLYETMSQDLNYNVMFSPRGVLMLAQTEHEVRGYKRTAHANMLQGVVTEFVGPERVKEIVPIISIDGPRYPVLGALWQARGGTGRHDAVAWGYARACSDMGMDIIQQCEVTGVRREGHKVVGVDTTKGAIDCDKLAMVVAGHAGVLAEKAGFRLPLESVALQALVSEPIKPCMDVVVMANTVHGYMSQSDKGEMVIGGGTDGYNNYTQRGSFHHVEETVRALVETFPMISRLKMLRQWGGIVDVTGDRSPILSKAPVDGVFINCGWGTGGFKAIPGSGWGFAELIAKGQSPLCDAFGLNRFHEGRFIDESVAAGVAH, from the coding sequence ATGAGACGGTATTCAGCTTTTGCCGTGGCGCGAGAAGCGGCACGTTTTCACAGCGGATGGGAGCGCGCCTGGCGCTCGCCCACACCGAAGAAAAAATATGATGTCATCATCGTGGGCGCAGGCGGTCACGGGCTGGCCACGGCGTTTTATCTGGGCAAGAATTTCGGCATCACCAATGTGGCGATCATCGAAAAGGGATGGCTGGGGGGCGGCAATACCGGGCGCAATACTACAATCATTCGGTCGAATTATCTTCAAGACCCCTCGGCCGCGATCTATGAGAAAGCGCGCTCGCTCTATGAGACGATGTCGCAGGATCTGAACTATAACGTGATGTTCAGCCCGCGTGGGGTGCTGATGCTGGCTCAGACCGAACATGAGGTGCGCGGCTACAAGCGCACAGCGCATGCCAATATGCTGCAAGGGGTCGTGACCGAGTTTGTCGGGCCTGAGCGGGTGAAGGAGATCGTGCCGATCATTTCGATTGATGGGCCGCGCTATCCGGTTCTGGGCGCGCTCTGGCAGGCGCGTGGTGGTACCGGGCGGCATGACGCCGTGGCCTGGGGCTATGCGCGGGCATGTTCGGACATGGGCATGGATATTATTCAGCAATGCGAAGTCACCGGCGTGCGCCGTGAGGGTCACAAGGTGGTTGGCGTTGATACCACCAAGGGCGCGATTGATTGCGACAAGCTGGCCATGGTTGTGGCGGGTCACGCCGGGGTTCTGGCCGAGAAGGCAGGGTTTCGCCTGCCGCTTGAATCCGTGGCGTTGCAGGCTCTGGTGAGTGAGCCGATCAAGCCCTGCATGGACGTGGTGGTAATGGCCAACACGGTGCATGGCTATATGAGCCAGTCGGACAAGGGTGAGATGGTGATCGGTGGCGGCACGGATGGCTATAACAACTATACCCAGCGAGGCAGTTTTCATCATGTCGAGGAAACGGTGCGCGCGTTGGTTGAGACTTTCCCGATGATCAGCCGTCTCAAGATGCTGCGCCAATGGGGTGGGATTGTTGATGTAACTGGGGACCGCTCACCGATCCTGTCGAAAGCGCCGGTGGATGGCGTATTCATCAACTGTGGATGGGGCACGGGCGGGTTCAAGGCGATTCCCGGCTCGGGCTGGGGCTTTGCTGAGCTGATTGCCAAGGGGCAGTCACCGCTCTGCGACGCATTTGGGTTGAACCGGTTCCACGAGGGACGGTTTATCGATGAAAGCGTTGCGGCGGGAGTGGCGCATTGA
- a CDS encoding sarcosine oxidase subunit delta, whose product MLILDCPCCGVTAEETEFHAGGEAHIKRFGPGSSDEDFHDYLFAKENPKGVHFERWRHVNGCGKWFHLARCTATLEVFGAYSAQTFEPPKELRDKISAKRPGWSWREFA is encoded by the coding sequence ATGCTGATCCTTGACTGCCCCTGCTGTGGGGTGACAGCGGAAGAAACCGAATTTCATGCGGGTGGCGAAGCGCATATCAAGCGGTTTGGGCCGGGATCTTCGGATGAGGATTTCCATGATTACCTGTTTGCCAAGGAAAACCCCAAGGGTGTGCATTTCGAGCGTTGGCGGCACGTGAATGGCTGTGGCAAGTGGTTCCATCTTGCGCGCTGCACCGCGACGCTGGAGGTGTTTGGGGCTTATAGCGCGCAGACCTTCGAGCCGCCTAAAGAGTTACGCGACAAGATTTCGGCCAAACGTCCGGGATGGTCATGGAGGGAGTTCGCATGA
- a CDS encoding sarcosine oxidase subunit alpha family protein has translation MSTRLATGGRLIDRSKQVSFRFNGKQMVGYEGDTLAAALLANDQMMMGRSFKYHRPRGVVASGAEEPNALVNLGEGGRFEPNQRATTTEIFDGLTATSQNHWPSLEFDVGAINNAVARFLPAGFYYKTFMFPRFAWKHLYEPIVRHSAGLGRVPKERDVDTYEHYYAFFDVVVIGGGVAGLQAAKLAGRAGAKVLLMEQTAHWGGRAPVDGGKVDHAPVEKFVEGIVSELKTMPNVTLRNRMMGAGVYDHGYVLGYERLRDHCPEEAGPRHRLWRIRAGRIITATGAIERPLSFAGNDIPGVMLAGALRDYIVDYGISPGDRVVVVTNNDDAYRTAIAVKNAGLAVPVVIDARNNGGGALADMARDLGVRVECGKAISKVLGNKRVTGVAICSQAGEGAVEEEIACDVVAMSGGWSPVVHLWSHCGGKLRWDEQQANFRPDGDKPPLGADGAGFVLAAGAANGEMSLGAILADASQAGERAAAQTGHKSKRAATPQAERSDEAPMEPVWLMPHGAGPKLRAKAWLDYQNDVKVSDVQLAAREGYESVEHTKRYTTLGMATDQGKLSNVNGLATLAGALNAPIPAVGTTTFRPPYTPISFGAIAGEARAETFQPLRRTPMHDWHVEAGAHWEPVGQWRRPYCYPKTGESHGDAVSREINQTRSSLGLLDASTLGKLIVKGPDAGKFLDMLYTNMMSTLKPGKCRYGLMCSENGFLMDDGVVARLDEDTFLCHTTTGGAERIHGHMEEWLQTEWWDWQVYVANVTEQWAQIAVVGPNARKVLEKLSEDDLSAEALPFMTWKDVTLSRVKARAFRISFSGELSYEIAVPASHGRAIWDKLLAAGNEFGVTPYGTEALHVMRAEKGFIMIGDETDGTVIPQDLGLHWALSKKKDDYLGKRAQTRSHMADPDRWKLVGLETLDGAVLPDGAYAVGAGENLNGQRNVQGRVTSTYYSPTLDKGIAMGLVLHGPDRMGEVLSFPGTDGTTYEARIVDPVFYDKEGEKQNV, from the coding sequence ATGAGCACACGCCTTGCCACGGGTGGGCGGCTGATTGACCGCTCGAAACAGGTTTCTTTCCGTTTTAACGGCAAGCAGATGGTCGGGTATGAGGGTGATACCCTGGCGGCGGCTTTGCTCGCCAATGACCAGATGATGATGGGCCGGTCGTTCAAATACCACCGCCCGCGTGGCGTGGTGGCGAGCGGGGCCGAAGAGCCCAATGCGCTGGTCAATCTGGGTGAGGGCGGTCGATTTGAGCCGAACCAGCGCGCAACGACCACCGAGATATTCGATGGGCTGACCGCCACGAGCCAGAACCATTGGCCGAGCCTGGAGTTTGATGTGGGCGCAATCAACAACGCGGTCGCGCGCTTCCTTCCTGCGGGGTTTTACTACAAGACCTTCATGTTTCCGCGGTTTGCCTGGAAACATCTTTACGAGCCGATCGTGCGGCATTCGGCGGGGCTGGGCCGGGTGCCCAAAGAGCGCGATGTCGATACCTATGAGCATTACTACGCATTCTTTGACGTGGTGGTGATCGGCGGTGGTGTGGCCGGGTTGCAGGCCGCGAAGTTGGCCGGGCGGGCCGGGGCCAAAGTGCTGTTGATGGAGCAGACTGCGCATTGGGGCGGGCGCGCGCCGGTGGATGGCGGCAAGGTTGACCATGCGCCTGTGGAGAAGTTTGTGGAGGGAATTGTTTCAGAGCTGAAAACAATGCCCAACGTGACGCTGCGCAACCGGATGATGGGGGCAGGAGTTTATGACCATGGCTATGTGCTGGGTTATGAGCGGTTGCGCGATCATTGCCCCGAGGAGGCCGGGCCGAGGCATCGGCTTTGGCGGATCAGGGCGGGGCGGATCATCACCGCCACCGGCGCCATCGAGCGCCCGCTGAGCTTTGCCGGGAATGATATTCCTGGCGTGATGCTGGCCGGTGCATTGCGCGATTATATTGTCGATTACGGTATTAGCCCGGGCGACCGTGTGGTGGTTGTTACCAACAATGACGACGCCTATCGCACTGCGATTGCCGTTAAAAATGCCGGTTTGGCTGTGCCGGTCGTGATTGATGCCCGCAACAATGGTGGCGGGGCGTTGGCCGATATGGCGCGCGACTTGGGTGTTCGCGTCGAATGCGGCAAGGCAATTTCCAAGGTGCTGGGCAACAAGCGCGTGACCGGTGTGGCAATCTGTTCGCAGGCCGGCGAAGGCGCGGTGGAAGAGGAAATTGCCTGTGACGTGGTGGCGATGTCGGGCGGATGGTCGCCAGTGGTGCATCTGTGGTCACATTGCGGTGGCAAGCTGAGGTGGGACGAGCAACAGGCGAATTTCCGCCCGGATGGGGATAAGCCGCCGCTGGGAGCGGATGGCGCCGGGTTCGTTCTGGCCGCAGGGGCTGCCAATGGCGAGATGTCGCTGGGGGCGATCCTTGCCGATGCAAGCCAGGCGGGGGAACGGGCCGCGGCGCAGACAGGGCATAAGTCGAAGCGCGCTGCTACACCTCAGGCGGAGAGAAGTGACGAGGCTCCCATGGAACCTGTCTGGTTGATGCCACATGGGGCAGGACCCAAGCTGCGCGCCAAGGCCTGGCTGGATTATCAGAACGATGTGAAGGTCAGTGATGTGCAACTGGCAGCGCGCGAAGGGTATGAGAGCGTCGAACACACCAAGCGGTATACGACGCTGGGCATGGCGACGGATCAAGGGAAGCTGAGTAATGTCAATGGATTGGCCACGTTGGCCGGGGCATTGAATGCGCCGATCCCAGCGGTCGGCACCACCACTTTCCGCCCTCCCTATACGCCGATCTCGTTTGGCGCGATTGCCGGCGAGGCGCGCGCCGAAACCTTCCAGCCGCTCAGACGCACGCCGATGCATGACTGGCATGTGGAGGCCGGGGCGCATTGGGAGCCGGTGGGCCAATGGCGACGGCCTTATTGCTATCCCAAAACCGGGGAAAGCCATGGCGACGCAGTGAGCCGGGAAATCAATCAGACCCGGTCGAGTCTCGGGCTGCTTGATGCTTCGACGCTGGGTAAGCTGATCGTAAAGGGGCCGGATGCGGGCAAGTTTCTCGACATGCTCTACACCAATATGATGAGCACGTTGAAACCGGGCAAATGCCGCTATGGGCTGATGTGCAGTGAAAACGGCTTTCTGATGGATGACGGCGTGGTGGCGCGGCTGGATGAGGATACCTTCCTGTGCCACACCACAACGGGGGGCGCTGAACGTATTCACGGCCATATGGAAGAATGGTTGCAAACCGAGTGGTGGGATTGGCAAGTCTATGTCGCCAACGTGACCGAGCAATGGGCGCAGATCGCGGTGGTCGGTCCAAATGCCCGGAAAGTCTTGGAAAAGCTGAGCGAGGATGATTTGAGCGCCGAGGCGTTGCCTTTCATGACCTGGAAGGATGTGACGCTAAGCCGCGTCAAGGCGAGAGCATTCAGGATTTCGTTCTCTGGTGAGTTGAGCTACGAAATTGCCGTGCCCGCCAGCCATGGTCGCGCCATTTGGGACAAGTTGCTGGCGGCCGGTAATGAGTTTGGCGTGACACCTTATGGAACGGAGGCCCTGCATGTGATGCGGGCTGAGAAGGGTTTTATAATGATCGGGGATGAAACCGATGGCACTGTGATCCCACAGGATCTCGGGCTGCACTGGGCGCTGTCGAAGAAAAAAGACGACTATCTCGGGAAACGCGCACAAACACGCAGTCACATGGCCGACCCTGACCGTTGGAAGCTTGTCGGACTTGAAACGTTGGATGGTGCGGTTCTGCCTGATGGGGCCTATGCGGTGGGGGCAGGTGAAAACCTCAACGGTCAGCGCAATGTGCAGGGTCGCGTTACCTCGACCTATTACAGTCCAACGTTGGACAAGGGCATCGCAATGGGGCTGGTGTTGCATGGGCCTGATCGCATGGGTGAGGTTCTGAGTTTCCCTGGCACCGACGGGACGACCTATGAGGCGCGGATTGTTGATCCGGTGTTTTATGACAAGGAAGGGGAGAAGCAGAATGTCTGA
- a CDS encoding sarcosine oxidase subunit gamma: MSEVVSALPGARFDGIALVEEAGPVGMITIRGRLSDKGFAKVLKKQCGLAVPGQRKVVQGGGKTLIWMSPDELLLVLPYDAADTEIAALNEALSGTHTLAVNVSDARAVFDVSGAQARDVLAKLFPVDLSTDAFGMGMIRRSRMAQVPAALWMEGADRFRVVCFRSVAQYAFDVLSVAAAPGSEVGLHA; this comes from the coding sequence ATGTCTGAGGTTGTCAGTGCGCTGCCCGGGGCCCGGTTTGACGGGATTGCCCTTGTTGAGGAGGCTGGGCCGGTGGGGATGATCACCATTCGCGGCAGGTTAAGCGATAAGGGTTTCGCGAAGGTCTTGAAAAAACAGTGTGGTCTAGCCGTGCCGGGGCAACGCAAAGTGGTGCAGGGTGGCGGCAAGACGTTGATCTGGATGTCACCGGACGAGCTTTTGTTGGTTCTGCCGTATGACGCGGCAGATACGGAGATTGCAGCGCTAAACGAGGCGCTGAGCGGGACGCATACATTGGCGGTCAACGTATCGGATGCGCGCGCAGTTTTTGACGTAAGCGGCGCGCAGGCGCGTGATGTGCTGGCCAAGCTGTTTCCCGTGGATCTCTCGACGGACGCGTTTGGGATGGGCATGATCCGACGCTCGCGCATGGCGCAGGTTCCGGCGGCTTTGTGGATGGAAGGTGCAGACCGGTTCCGCGTTGTCTGTTTCCGTTCCGTCGCGCAATACGCCTTTGATGTTCTGAGCGTAGCCGCCGCGCCGGGCAGCGAGGTGGGCTTGCACGCTTGA